From a single Paenibacillus sp. FSL R5-0345 genomic region:
- a CDS encoding NTP transferase domain-containing protein produces the protein MSKVSLKLSQEVSLGSVALSELDRCNLEPLIVVVRADDNLEWLPPAIEPQGTRRTETCLTAHLGLSFSLRCGLNAVLPLQPDAVVVALADQPFITTALVNRLIQTFEQSPEMDYVASVSDGSAMPPALFSKALFPALQGLDGDRGAAAILRSPDYKGIVLESDSAHYFMDADTEEDFGEIQERWILRNGK, from the coding sequence GTGTCCAAGGTTTCACTGAAATTGTCACAGGAGGTCTCACTCGGGAGCGTCGCGCTTAGTGAATTGGATCGCTGTAATCTTGAGCCGCTTATCGTGGTAGTACGTGCGGATGACAACTTGGAATGGCTGCCACCAGCGATTGAGCCGCAAGGAACTAGACGTACCGAAACTTGTTTAACCGCACACTTAGGATTGTCTTTTTCTCTTCGATGCGGACTTAATGCTGTGCTGCCTTTGCAGCCGGATGCAGTAGTTGTGGCTCTAGCAGATCAGCCTTTTATTACTACGGCATTAGTGAATCGTCTAATACAAACGTTTGAACAATCTCCGGAGATGGATTATGTAGCTAGTGTCAGTGATGGGTCGGCTATGCCCCCTGCTTTGTTCTCAAAAGCGCTGTTTCCAGCGCTACAGGGATTGGATGGCGATCGTGGAGCGGCGGCGATTTTGCGATCACCTGATTATAAGGGGATTGTTCTGGAGTCTGACTCCGCCCACTATTTCATGGATGCTGATACTGAAGAGGATTTTGGTGAGATTCAGGAGCGATGGATACTGAGGAACGGAAAATAG
- a CDS encoding ABC transporter ATP-binding protein, with translation MRETSVEMRGIVKKFGSVTASDQVDFSANAGEIHALLGENGAGKSTVMSMLSGVYRADEGEILIHGKAAHIRSPKDAAQLGVGMVFQSFRLVQSLTAAENIVLGEKSSFWRGRKWMKNKRKEIEALAERFGLNFPVDRPIWQLSVGEQQRVEIVKTLYRGADIIILDEPTSVLTPGEVEQLFETLRVMKQAGKTVIMTTHKMKEVMASSDRISVMRKGKMIATLTTADTDEMELARLMVGKEVTITRQEREATEGDSLLEVKGLDVYADHGRKALDLFSLNVCKGEIVGVAGVAGNGQKELAEVLTGLRGWKSGEITFDGNTVKSASVRGAIDLGISHVPENRMKSGLAGRLGSVDNLLFKSYRSVEHSKYGFLKSAKNRSWSEELVQRFNVKTPELDTPVQQLSGGNQQKLLFAREISHRPKLMVAVHPTQGLDVGATAGVHDLLMELRGSGSGVLLISEDLDELLQLSDRILVIYNGSIIGESTHEEANRESIGLLMAGIHNREESAV, from the coding sequence ATGCGGGAAACTTCAGTTGAAATGCGGGGAATTGTGAAGAAATTCGGCTCGGTAACCGCCAGTGATCAAGTCGACTTTTCGGCAAATGCGGGGGAGATTCATGCACTGCTTGGAGAGAATGGGGCAGGAAAAAGTACAGTGATGAGCATGCTGTCAGGGGTGTACAGAGCAGATGAAGGAGAAATCCTCATTCATGGAAAAGCTGCTCACATCCGTTCTCCTAAAGATGCAGCCCAGCTTGGTGTAGGTATGGTGTTTCAGAGCTTTAGGCTGGTGCAAAGTCTCACTGCTGCGGAAAATATCGTGCTTGGCGAAAAGTCGTCTTTCTGGCGTGGGCGTAAGTGGATGAAGAACAAACGCAAAGAAATAGAGGCATTAGCAGAACGGTTTGGATTGAATTTCCCGGTGGATCGTCCGATTTGGCAGCTGTCCGTTGGTGAACAGCAGCGTGTTGAAATCGTTAAGACGCTGTATCGAGGGGCTGACATTATTATTCTGGATGAGCCGACCTCTGTGCTAACCCCGGGGGAGGTGGAGCAGTTATTTGAAACGCTGCGGGTCATGAAGCAGGCTGGAAAGACGGTCATCATGACGACTCATAAAATGAAAGAGGTTATGGCTTCCTCCGATCGGATTTCCGTCATGCGCAAAGGAAAAATGATCGCTACGCTGACCACGGCGGATACGGATGAAATGGAGCTGGCTCGCCTAATGGTGGGTAAAGAAGTAACCATCACCCGGCAAGAACGGGAGGCCACTGAGGGAGACTCACTGTTAGAAGTGAAGGGCTTGGACGTATATGCCGATCATGGACGAAAAGCGTTAGATCTTTTCTCGCTGAATGTATGCAAAGGAGAGATTGTTGGCGTAGCTGGGGTAGCTGGCAATGGGCAAAAGGAACTGGCCGAAGTGTTAACAGGTCTCAGGGGCTGGAAAAGTGGTGAGATTACTTTTGATGGAAACACGGTGAAATCTGCTTCGGTAAGAGGGGCAATTGATTTGGGAATCTCTCATGTCCCGGAGAACCGGATGAAGAGCGGTTTAGCCGGTCGTCTCGGATCGGTAGATAATCTTTTATTCAAATCATATCGCTCAGTGGAGCACTCTAAATATGGTTTCCTGAAGTCTGCGAAGAACCGTTCGTGGTCAGAGGAGCTGGTCCAGCGCTTTAATGTCAAAACACCTGAGCTGGATACGCCAGTACAGCAATTGTCAGGCGGTAATCAGCAGAAGCTGCTGTTTGCACGTGAGATCAGCCATCGGCCGAAGCTGATGGTCGCCGTTCATCCGACACAAGGGCTGGATGTAGGCGCCACCGCTGGTGTTCACGACCTTCTTATGGAGCTGCGCGGTTCAGGTAGTGGCGTGCTGTTAATTTCGGAGGATTTAGATGAATTACTTCAATTGTCCGACCGGATTCTAGTGATCTACAACGGCTCAATTATTGGTGAGAGTACGCATGAGGAAGCGAATCGAGAAAGCATCGGACTGCTAATGGCTGGTATTCATAACAGAGAGGAGAGCGCCGTATGA
- the uraD gene encoding 2-oxo-4-hydroxy-4-carboxy-5-ureidoimidazoline decarboxylase yields MVISECKFTLDEVNAMSITEFVKHLGGVFEHSPWVAVEAYKQIPFHSIEHLHSTMMQTVLNADRSRMEGLLKAHPDLATRLQVTPLSASEQQGAGLDRLTMEEFNLLSDLNRKYTDKFQFPFILAVRGKNKDDIISAIGARVERSPQEEWVQAFSEIGLITKFRLSDLIIHSS; encoded by the coding sequence ATGGTCATTTCTGAATGCAAGTTTACACTGGATGAAGTAAATGCCATGAGCATAACGGAGTTTGTGAAGCATCTGGGAGGGGTTTTTGAACACTCGCCGTGGGTGGCAGTGGAAGCTTATAAGCAGATCCCGTTCCATTCAATAGAGCATCTCCATAGCACAATGATGCAAACCGTACTGAATGCTGATCGTAGCCGAATGGAGGGGCTATTAAAAGCTCACCCAGATCTGGCGACTAGGCTTCAAGTTACACCTTTGTCGGCATCGGAGCAACAGGGGGCTGGACTAGATCGGCTAACAATGGAAGAGTTCAATCTACTAAGCGATCTTAATAGAAAGTATACGGATAAATTTCAGTTCCCTTTTATTCTAGCCGTTCGTGGCAAAAACAAAGATGACATCATCAGTGCCATTGGAGCACGGGTAGAGCGTTCACCTCAGGAGGAATGGGTTCAAGCTTTTTCTGAGATTGGCCTTATTACAAAATTCCGCTTAAGTGATTTAATCATTCATTCATCATAA
- a CDS encoding (2Fe-2S)-binding protein, with translation MRNANPNSNLNEENLDPASFEEAFTEERFTFRCHLNGKAISTEIPPSRRLLDVIREDLALTGTKRSCEIGRCGACMVLVDGRPVNSCLVMAYQCSGAEITTIEGLSEAGLHPVQRAFLEEGGFQCGYCTPGMVISVVALLDENPHPTQIEVEEALSGNICRCTGYGGILRAVNKAIGG, from the coding sequence ATGCGGAACGCTAATCCGAATTCGAATCTAAATGAAGAGAATCTTGATCCAGCATCATTTGAAGAAGCTTTTACAGAAGAGAGGTTCACCTTCAGATGTCACCTTAATGGTAAAGCGATATCCACCGAGATTCCCCCTTCTCGCCGGCTTTTAGATGTTATTCGTGAAGATTTGGCGCTGACTGGAACGAAGCGCTCTTGTGAGATTGGCCGCTGCGGAGCCTGTATGGTGCTGGTGGATGGACGCCCTGTGAATTCATGTCTGGTGATGGCCTATCAATGCTCAGGTGCCGAAATTACAACGATTGAGGGTCTTAGTGAAGCGGGACTACATCCCGTTCAGCGTGCTTTTTTAGAAGAAGGCGGGTTCCAATGCGGTTATTGCACACCTGGGATGGTCATCTCGGTGGTTGCCCTGCTGGATGAGAACCCGCATCCTACTCAGATCGAAGTGGAAGAAGCTTTATCGGGTAACATTTGCCGCTGTACAGGATATGGAGGCATTTTGCGAGCGGTTAACAAAGCTATTGGGGGATGA
- a CDS encoding BMP family ABC transporter substrate-binding protein yields the protein MKKRGQFITSCLALMVLMTVVLVGCGSNNNTSSNAKATEAGATTTAATEATATTEPAVKKPTVAFVYIGPPGDGGYTYQHDQGRQYMEKELGIKADFVENVPESADAERIITELAQSHDIVFTTSFGYMDFTLNVAGKFPNVKFLHASGYKTAENMGTYFGKNYQASYLSGIAAGKMTKNNQLGYVGAFPISEVIYNLNAFTLGAQSVNPDVKVNVVWTNTWYDPTTERQAAISLLDKGADVLLAYQDSPATLQAAAERGAFAGGNDSDMSKYAPDNYLTNPVWNWGPYYVKAVQAVMDGTWKSEQYSGDMADGMVELAPFGNKIPDDVKKLVEDAKSKIITGELEVFTGPISDNQGNVKVQDGQKLTLEEVLGMNWLVKGVEGTIPQ from the coding sequence ATGAAAAAAAGGGGTCAGTTCATAACATCTTGTCTTGCATTAATGGTTCTGATGACAGTGGTTTTGGTGGGGTGTGGGAGCAATAATAATACTTCTTCAAATGCAAAAGCGACAGAGGCAGGAGCGACAACAACGGCGGCAACAGAGGCAACTGCAACTACAGAGCCGGCTGTTAAGAAACCGACGGTTGCTTTTGTGTATATCGGACCTCCAGGGGATGGCGGATACACCTACCAACATGATCAAGGACGGCAGTATATGGAGAAGGAGCTTGGAATTAAAGCCGACTTTGTAGAAAATGTCCCAGAAAGTGCCGATGCTGAACGAATCATCACAGAGCTTGCACAATCACACGACATCGTGTTTACAACGAGCTTCGGATATATGGATTTTACATTGAATGTAGCGGGCAAATTTCCTAATGTGAAGTTTCTGCATGCTTCTGGTTACAAAACCGCAGAGAACATGGGGACTTACTTCGGAAAGAATTATCAAGCCAGTTATTTGAGCGGTATTGCGGCAGGGAAAATGACCAAAAACAATCAGCTAGGTTATGTCGGTGCTTTTCCGATCAGCGAAGTGATTTATAACTTGAATGCTTTTACCCTTGGCGCACAAAGCGTCAATCCTGATGTGAAGGTGAACGTGGTTTGGACGAATACATGGTATGACCCCACGACCGAACGTCAAGCGGCAATCAGCTTGCTGGATAAAGGGGCAGATGTGCTTTTGGCCTATCAGGATTCACCTGCGACACTACAGGCTGCTGCTGAACGTGGAGCTTTTGCCGGGGGGAATGATTCGGATATGAGTAAATACGCTCCGGATAATTATTTAACGAATCCAGTATGGAATTGGGGTCCTTATTACGTAAAAGCAGTGCAAGCCGTGATGGACGGAACGTGGAAAAGCGAGCAATATTCCGGCGATATGGCTGACGGCATGGTTGAGCTGGCTCCTTTCGGGAACAAAATACCTGATGATGTGAAAAAGCTTGTCGAGGACGCTAAATCCAAGATCATCACTGGTGAGCTTGAGGTTTTCACAGGCCCGATCTCAGATAACCAAGGGAATGTGAAGGTTCAAGATGGCCAAAAGCTGACCTTGGAGGAAGTGCTGGGTATGAATTGGCTTGTAAAAGGTGTGGAAGGAACTATCCCGCAATAA
- a CDS encoding ABC transporter permease, which yields MDFTTQLLIAAISAGTPLLLATLGGILNERAGIIQLGAEGLMLMGAVTTCIVYIRSGNLLLALLATVTITAVLGLLHSFLCVTLRANQTMSGLAMTLFGSGLSAYLGKPISGIPLPGTSPKLHLVWLENVPVIGKIFGNMDYLTWFSLLLVLALHLLIHRTSWGLHLRAVGDSPATADVMGIRVQLIRYSYVIIGAALIGLAGADMVLAYAPTWNEGLTAGRGWIAVGLVIFARWNPLRALFCAYFFGALDSLGFRIQLLGSAVPPYFLKMIPYLVTILVLMYLGYRNRNKPSGTPESLGVPYIREQRF from the coding sequence ATGGATTTTACTACACAGCTCCTAATTGCCGCAATATCCGCAGGGACCCCGCTGCTATTAGCTACTCTTGGAGGCATTTTAAACGAACGAGCCGGCATTATACAGCTTGGAGCTGAAGGGCTGATGCTGATGGGAGCAGTCACTACTTGTATCGTGTATATTCGCTCAGGAAACCTGCTGTTAGCTCTACTGGCCACTGTAACTATAACGGCTGTGCTTGGTTTACTTCATTCTTTTCTCTGCGTGACCTTAAGGGCAAACCAAACGATGTCCGGTCTTGCCATGACTCTGTTCGGCAGTGGACTGAGCGCTTATCTGGGCAAACCGATCAGTGGCATTCCTTTGCCGGGAACATCCCCTAAGCTGCATTTGGTGTGGCTGGAGAATGTTCCGGTCATCGGGAAAATATTCGGTAATATGGACTACCTGACCTGGTTCAGTCTGCTGCTAGTGCTCGCTCTGCATCTGCTAATTCACCGCACTTCTTGGGGGCTGCATTTGCGGGCAGTCGGAGACAGTCCGGCTACCGCTGACGTGATGGGGATTCGGGTACAGCTTATCCGGTATAGCTATGTGATCATCGGCGCTGCCCTCATCGGTCTGGCAGGAGCAGATATGGTTTTGGCTTACGCTCCAACCTGGAATGAAGGTCTAACTGCAGGTCGAGGATGGATTGCGGTGGGTCTTGTGATTTTCGCCAGATGGAATCCGCTGCGTGCCTTGTTCTGTGCATACTTTTTCGGGGCATTGGATTCGCTTGGCTTCCGCATTCAACTGCTGGGCAGTGCGGTTCCGCCTTATTTTCTCAAAATGATACCGTACCTTGTGACTATCCTAGTCCTGATGTACCTAGGGTATCGCAATCGCAATAAACCATCCGGCACACCGGAATCACTCGGAGTTCCTTATATTCGGGAACAAAGGTTTTAA
- a CDS encoding ABC transporter permease: protein MSLENGRNTAAVVLEPIPAYSGKRFSLRLEYDASRIRSPWWTPIVSIILALLLCALFIAANGMNPVMVYEKMFRGAFGTAYGLTETMVKAIPLLLCGLGIAVAYRISVWNIGAEGQLTVGAMAATAVTIYFPNLSSFWSLSLMLLFGIAAGALWGLLTAIPRTHFGVNELITSLMLNYVALLALDYVVFGPWKDPKGFNFPGSPMFTSAQSLPVLGSTRLHIGLLFGLIAVVIYYLMIRFTKWGYELRLIGANPVAARYAGIHIKRHIIIVMLISGGLAGIAGMAEVSGVTHKLMQGISPGYGYTAIIVAWLAKLNPLGLIVTSVLFGGLIVGGYSVQTIGLPSSISEMLQGSILFFLIAGDMIYRFRIRHSRVQLKGGR, encoded by the coding sequence ATGAGCCTGGAGAATGGAAGAAATACCGCAGCAGTTGTTCTTGAACCTATCCCAGCCTACTCCGGAAAACGATTCTCTCTGCGTTTGGAATACGATGCCAGCCGCATCCGTTCGCCTTGGTGGACCCCTATTGTATCTATAATTCTAGCGTTATTGCTGTGTGCCCTATTTATCGCAGCAAATGGTATGAATCCGGTAATGGTCTATGAAAAAATGTTCCGTGGCGCATTTGGCACAGCGTATGGGCTCACTGAAACGATGGTTAAAGCGATCCCGCTACTCCTATGTGGGCTTGGGATTGCTGTGGCTTACCGCATTTCTGTATGGAATATTGGAGCAGAAGGCCAGTTAACCGTTGGTGCTATGGCGGCTACCGCAGTCACGATTTATTTTCCTAATTTATCTTCATTCTGGTCTCTATCCTTAATGCTGCTGTTCGGCATTGCGGCAGGAGCGCTTTGGGGGCTACTGACTGCTATCCCCCGGACGCATTTTGGCGTGAATGAGCTGATTACTTCATTGATGCTGAATTATGTTGCTTTATTGGCACTCGATTATGTAGTATTCGGACCTTGGAAAGATCCTAAAGGGTTTAATTTCCCCGGATCGCCAATGTTTACTTCGGCTCAGTCCCTGCCTGTTCTCGGAAGTACGAGATTGCATATCGGATTGTTATTTGGACTTATCGCTGTTGTGATTTATTACTTGATGATTCGTTTCACCAAGTGGGGGTATGAGCTTCGTCTGATTGGGGCCAATCCTGTGGCTGCCAGATACGCCGGCATTCATATCAAGCGGCATATTATTATCGTCATGCTGATCAGTGGAGGGCTCGCTGGTATAGCGGGGATGGCTGAGGTCTCCGGTGTTACTCACAAGCTGATGCAAGGCATCTCTCCCGGTTATGGCTACACCGCCATTATTGTGGCTTGGTTAGCCAAATTAAACCCACTCGGCCTAATCGTTACTTCCGTTCTGTTCGGTGGCTTAATTGTCGGTGGATACAGTGTTCAGACCATTGGGCTACCCTCCTCAATTTCGGAAATGCTGCAAGGCTCTATCCTGTTTTTTCTGATTGCTGGCGATATGATTTATCGTTTCCGTATCCGCCATAGCAGGGTTCAGCTGAAAGGGGGGAGATAA
- the pucD gene encoding xanthine dehydrogenase subunit D, whose amino-acid sequence MLLNKESSGSRWRTRPDGEGKVSGKLQYLTDMRAEEMLIGRVLRSQQAHARILSVRIEKAREVPGVHAVITHEDVPGLNGFGIALPHQPVFCSERVRYTGDAIAAVAAETDEIAEYALSLIEVDYELLPLLENPEEAMKSDAVLLHAEGNVLHHTEYRKGEPEAEFKDCCHIVEETYYTPRQMHTYMETEGGLFIPEDNGRLTVYSATQHGLMDRMQLSRILAIPQEDIRVISSPIGGSFGGKDELNVQPYGALLAMLTLRPVRLHNSRAESVRAGLKRHPMKITMKTGCDHEGIIRAHQVRIISDTGAYATLGAEVLNFATEHVMGPYIIDHVDVEGFAVYTNNGVSGEFRGFGGNQAIFALEGQIDRLAERLQIDPWEMRRRNLRKYGDLGPLGQEIAQTDGAYQVWEALADSPLMTEGAYTDKDSGFVEPWIVTGTGAAIAMHGAGLGYGIPDPAGGRLSLTLEGKIEAVFGYEEFGQGLIATMEQMLIEQFGLAAEDISIVIGDTDVVPDSGSSTASRSTSMMWMALKRLRPDFASRVLQAAATIKPELEDYEMKLGPGGIWKEDGGLLLTYKDLAERISEPIVCNTKFTYPTTPFKRVGAHFLYTYSAIAVRVEVNLLTGRVRVLDQYHTVAAGPVANPQGYLGQIEGGSSMAVGFTLSEDAVMSGGSYVTKNLDTYLVPTIADMNGSIQVQPIEDLPDHDTYGPRGIGEVGSVNLAPAVASAIFQAVGKRVTKLPIDPEWLQSTPFIPQKAVNIHAER is encoded by the coding sequence ATGCTGCTGAATAAGGAATCCAGCGGAAGCCGCTGGCGTACACGGCCCGACGGAGAGGGCAAGGTATCCGGCAAGCTGCAGTATTTGACCGACATGAGAGCGGAAGAAATGTTAATCGGCCGCGTGCTCCGCAGTCAACAGGCACATGCCCGTATTTTGTCTGTGCGAATTGAGAAGGCCAGGGAGGTTCCGGGTGTACACGCTGTTATTACTCACGAGGATGTGCCCGGACTTAATGGATTTGGTATAGCTTTGCCGCATCAACCGGTGTTTTGCAGTGAACGTGTGCGTTACACCGGCGATGCGATTGCGGCAGTAGCGGCTGAGACGGATGAAATTGCGGAGTATGCCCTATCCCTTATTGAAGTGGATTATGAGCTTCTACCCTTGCTGGAGAATCCGGAAGAGGCGATGAAGTCGGACGCAGTCCTGCTGCATGCTGAGGGAAATGTACTTCATCATACGGAATACCGTAAGGGGGAACCGGAAGCTGAATTTAAGGATTGCTGCCACATAGTGGAGGAGACGTATTATACGCCTCGCCAAATGCACACCTATATGGAGACTGAAGGCGGATTGTTTATCCCCGAAGATAACGGACGGCTTACCGTGTATTCAGCTACACAACATGGGTTGATGGATCGGATGCAGCTATCCAGAATTCTGGCTATTCCTCAAGAAGATATCCGCGTCATCTCGAGTCCTATCGGCGGGTCCTTTGGAGGAAAAGACGAGCTGAATGTACAGCCATACGGAGCACTGCTTGCAATGCTAACACTCCGCCCGGTGCGACTTCATAATTCGAGAGCTGAATCGGTACGTGCAGGACTAAAACGCCATCCCATGAAAATTACCATGAAAACTGGCTGTGACCACGAAGGCATCATCAGGGCACATCAGGTCAGAATTATTTCGGATACGGGAGCTTACGCAACGCTTGGTGCGGAGGTGCTTAACTTCGCAACAGAACATGTAATGGGCCCTTATATCATCGATCATGTGGATGTGGAAGGCTTCGCTGTATACACCAATAACGGTGTGTCCGGTGAATTCCGAGGGTTTGGCGGCAATCAGGCGATTTTCGCTTTGGAAGGACAAATCGATCGTTTGGCAGAGCGATTACAGATTGATCCGTGGGAAATGCGCCGCCGCAATCTGCGTAAATACGGTGATCTCGGTCCATTAGGTCAGGAGATTGCCCAGACCGATGGAGCCTATCAGGTGTGGGAAGCGCTGGCTGATTCGCCTCTCATGACTGAGGGAGCGTATACAGACAAAGACTCAGGCTTCGTGGAACCATGGATCGTCACCGGAACGGGTGCTGCGATAGCTATGCATGGTGCAGGACTTGGCTATGGCATCCCCGATCCGGCGGGTGGTCGGTTGTCTCTGACTCTAGAGGGCAAGATTGAGGCGGTTTTTGGTTACGAGGAGTTTGGCCAGGGTTTAATTGCAACCATGGAACAAATGCTGATTGAACAGTTTGGCTTGGCAGCAGAGGACATAAGCATCGTCATTGGCGATACGGATGTTGTACCTGATAGCGGATCTAGTACGGCTTCACGATCAACTAGCATGATGTGGATGGCTCTCAAACGGCTACGTCCAGACTTTGCCTCTCGAGTATTGCAGGCAGCTGCGACAATAAAGCCAGAGCTGGAAGACTATGAAATGAAGCTCGGCCCTGGCGGCATTTGGAAAGAAGACGGTGGTCTGCTTCTGACATACAAGGATCTGGCAGAGAGGATTTCAGAACCCATTGTCTGTAATACGAAGTTCACTTATCCAACCACGCCTTTTAAAAGAGTAGGGGCGCATTTCCTGTACACCTATTCCGCCATTGCGGTCCGGGTGGAAGTTAATCTGCTTACAGGACGTGTTCGTGTACTGGACCAATATCATACGGTAGCGGCGGGGCCGGTGGCGAATCCACAAGGGTACCTCGGGCAGATCGAAGGTGGCAGCAGTATGGCGGTGGGCTTCACCTTGTCAGAGGATGCTGTAATGTCAGGCGGCAGCTATGTCACCAAAAATTTAGACACCTATTTGGTGCCGACCATTGCCGATATGAATGGCAGCATTCAAGTGCAGCCGATAGAGGATTTGCCGGATCATGATACGTACGGTCCTCGCGGTATCGGAGAGGTGGGTTCTGTCAATTTAGCTCCGGCTGTCGCATCAGCCATATTCCAGGCTGTAGGGAAACGGGTAACCAAGCTGCCCATTGATCCCGAATGGTTGCAGTCTACACCGTTTATTCCACAAAAGGCGGTGAATATCCATGCGGAACGCTAA
- a CDS encoding FAD binding domain-containing protein: MGVLREEDGRLSDVIQPRSLHEAWERKMELGDSAQYVAGGTLLRTGWESGTALIPKQLIDLRQISGLADITQTEFYLSLGALVPLSQCRSNEHLQAVAPALQEAARCIAAPSVRNLATLGGNIASGFGDILPALLVYDAELISFDGKFMTSLPLTEWLNNHWSGMKPAADLVAEIRISPARRENPLTDRLEIFRKVGRREAFTPSLVTVAISAWIDTEHRFREVRIAAGGGTGRPQRLSRAEAMLEDEVYTDSLLPALYEVVENSFETYGDPFATELYKKKTAGNLLVAELWKVMNRRS, from the coding sequence ATGGGGGTTTTACGGGAAGAGGATGGAAGGCTATCTGATGTAATTCAGCCCCGCAGCCTGCACGAAGCTTGGGAGAGGAAAATGGAGCTCGGGGACAGTGCCCAATATGTCGCGGGAGGGACACTGCTGAGAACAGGGTGGGAAAGTGGAACAGCTCTTATACCTAAACAGCTGATTGATCTTCGGCAAATTTCAGGTCTTGCTGATATTACTCAAACTGAATTCTACTTGTCTCTGGGTGCTCTTGTTCCGCTCTCTCAGTGCCGCAGCAATGAGCATTTGCAGGCAGTGGCTCCAGCGCTGCAAGAAGCCGCACGTTGTATAGCTGCTCCGTCGGTGCGTAATCTAGCCACGCTTGGTGGCAATATCGCTTCTGGCTTCGGTGATATTCTACCCGCATTACTGGTATATGACGCTGAGTTGATCTCCTTTGACGGTAAATTTATGACGTCATTACCGTTGACAGAATGGCTAAACAATCACTGGAGTGGGATGAAACCTGCGGCAGATCTAGTGGCTGAGATTCGCATATCACCTGCTCGCCGAGAGAATCCATTAACAGATAGACTTGAAATTTTCCGTAAGGTTGGCCGAAGGGAGGCTTTCACCCCTTCACTTGTAACGGTAGCGATATCCGCATGGATCGATACTGAACACCGTTTTCGTGAGGTTCGTATCGCAGCAGGCGGGGGGACGGGGCGTCCGCAGCGGTTAAGTAGAGCTGAAGCTATGCTTGAAGATGAGGTGTATACAGACTCGCTGCTACCTGCTCTATATGAAGTGGTTGAGAACAGCTTCGAGACGTATGGTGATCCTTTTGCCACAGAGCTCTACAAGAAAAAAACAGCTGGAAACCTGCTTGTAGCTGAGCTTTGGAAGGTTATGAATAGGCGGAGCTAA